The Aedes aegypti strain LVP_AGWG chromosome 3, AaegL5.0 Primary Assembly, whole genome shotgun sequence genome contains a region encoding:
- the LOC5577346 gene encoding lipid droplet-associated hydrolase isoform X1 gives MSFCQQSADALQMHSNASVSHRRFKYRCFAVLHTYSVGNVPTHILTWGKWIEESLGDHKEIVLCITGNPGLPGFYTKFLSTVHECLNKEMPVWVIGHAGHDEARDSPYKKPVPPIEKNEHLYNLQGQLQHKIDFIRKYVPADVKIHLIGHSIGCYLALELLKIPDISERIQHCYFLFPTIERMADARNGFILTKIINPIYRVVQWFYRCFALLPTIIKVWIIYCYFLVTGTPKHYLGTALKYTNPAVIDKVWFMALDEMEKVRNLDLNTIEQNKHRLKFYYGTTDGWVPVKYYKELRQKVPDADAELCTRKIEHAFVLRSAAQMGFMVGEWILKHRVVM, from the exons ATGTCCTTTTGCCAGCAATCAGCTGACGCACTGCAGATGCACTCAAATGCATCTGTCAGTCATCGAAGATTTAAATACCGTTGTTTTGCAGTCTTGCACACGTACTCTG TCGGAAACGTCCCAACCCACATCCtgacgtggggcaagtggatcgaAGAATCACTGGGAGATCATAAGGAGATTGTCCTCTGCATCACCGGAAATCCAGGCTTGCCCGGCTTCTACACCAAGTTCCTTTCTACGGTGCACGAATGTCTTAACAAAGAGATGCCAGTGTGGGTTATCG GTCATGCCGGACATGACGAAGCTAGGGATAGCCCATACAAGAAGCCCGTGCCACCAATCGAGAAGAACGAACATCTGTACAACCTCCAGGGTCAATTGCAGCATAAAATCGATTTCATACGAAAGTATGTTCCGGCCGACGTGAAAATTCACCTAATTGGACATTCCATTGGATGTTACCTAGCTTTGGAACTGCTTAAAATTCCGGACATTAGCGAGCGCATTCAACACTGCTATTTCCTGTTCCCTACTATTGAACGAATGGCAGATGCCCGAAATGGTTTCATTCTGACCAAGATTATCAATCCGATATATCGCGTAGTCCAGTGGTTCTATCGATGCTTCGCATTGCTTCCTACCATCATCAAGGTGTGGATAATTTACTGCTACTTCCTCGTAACGGGAACTCCCAAACACTATCTTGGAACTGCACTAAAATACACCAATCCAGCTGTGATAGACAAGGTCTGGTTCATGGCCCTGGATGAAATGGAGAAGGTGCGAAATTTGGATTTGAATACAATCGAGCAGAATAAACATCGGCTAAAGTTCTACTACGGAACCACGGACGGGTGGGTACCGGTGAAATACTACAAAGAACTGAGGCAGAAGGTTCCGGACGCAGATGCAGAACTGTGCACCAGAAAGATCGAACATGCTTTCGTGCTTCGGTCAGCGGCTCAGATGGGATTTATGGTTGGAGAGTGGATCCTTAAGCATCGGGTAGTTATGTAA
- the LOC5577346 gene encoding lipid droplet-associated hydrolase isoform X2 — protein sequence MQESYPVVGNVPTHILTWGKWIEESLGDHKEIVLCITGNPGLPGFYTKFLSTVHECLNKEMPVWVIGHAGHDEARDSPYKKPVPPIEKNEHLYNLQGQLQHKIDFIRKYVPADVKIHLIGHSIGCYLALELLKIPDISERIQHCYFLFPTIERMADARNGFILTKIINPIYRVVQWFYRCFALLPTIIKVWIIYCYFLVTGTPKHYLGTALKYTNPAVIDKVWFMALDEMEKVRNLDLNTIEQNKHRLKFYYGTTDGWVPVKYYKELRQKVPDADAELCTRKIEHAFVLRSAAQMGFMVGEWILKHRVVM from the exons ATGCAAGAATCGTACCCGGTAGTCGGAAACGTCCCAACCCACATCCtgacgtggggcaagtggatcgaAGAATCACTGGGAGATCATAAGGAGATTGTCCTCTGCATCACCGGAAATCCAGGCTTGCCCGGCTTCTACACCAAGTTCCTTTCTACGGTGCACGAATGTCTTAACAAAGAGATGCCAGTGTGGGTTATCG GTCATGCCGGACATGACGAAGCTAGGGATAGCCCATACAAGAAGCCCGTGCCACCAATCGAGAAGAACGAACATCTGTACAACCTCCAGGGTCAATTGCAGCATAAAATCGATTTCATACGAAAGTATGTTCCGGCCGACGTGAAAATTCACCTAATTGGACATTCCATTGGATGTTACCTAGCTTTGGAACTGCTTAAAATTCCGGACATTAGCGAGCGCATTCAACACTGCTATTTCCTGTTCCCTACTATTGAACGAATGGCAGATGCCCGAAATGGTTTCATTCTGACCAAGATTATCAATCCGATATATCGCGTAGTCCAGTGGTTCTATCGATGCTTCGCATTGCTTCCTACCATCATCAAGGTGTGGATAATTTACTGCTACTTCCTCGTAACGGGAACTCCCAAACACTATCTTGGAACTGCACTAAAATACACCAATCCAGCTGTGATAGACAAGGTCTGGTTCATGGCCCTGGATGAAATGGAGAAGGTGCGAAATTTGGATTTGAATACAATCGAGCAGAATAAACATCGGCTAAAGTTCTACTACGGAACCACGGACGGGTGGGTACCGGTGAAATACTACAAAGAACTGAGGCAGAAGGTTCCGGACGCAGATGCAGAACTGTGCACCAGAAAGATCGAACATGCTTTCGTGCTTCGGTCAGCGGCTCAGATGGGATTTATGGTTGGAGAGTGGATCCTTAAGCATCGGGTAGTTATGTAA